GTGTTGGCGGCATTTGCGTTGCTTTTCCCTGAGCGGAAAATCTACTTCTATTTTTTAATTCCAATTCAAGCGAAATACTTCGTTCTCATCATGGGCGTTATCACGTTTTTCTCGACGTTCGGAGCGGGAACAGGGATCAGCCACCTGACGCATCTCGGCGGACTTGTCATTGGATTTGTTTATTTGAAGCGGTTGGACATTCTCTGGCGAATCCGGAGAGGATTGCCGCGAATTCGCATCAGGAATCCGTTCAAGAAGTGGTTTCATAAAAAGCAGAAACGTACCAAAACGGAAAAGACGGAATTTCATTATGACACGGATGAAACACTGAGGGAAGAGGTTGACCGTATTCTTGATCAAATTAATAAGCGTGGATACGATAGCCTGAGCGAAGACGACAAACGAACGCTCTTTCTTGCCAGCCAATACTTCGCCAAGAAGGAGAATCGAAAAAGTTGAAAATTGTAGATTGGAGATTGGCAGAAGAATAAATCCAAGTATGATTTCAAATATCAAATTGCAAATTTCAAATATGCTTCAAGCCGACTGAACCCGGAACCCGTCTTTTATCGGTGATAATTTTTCAACACATTTAGCACATAATCGATGTCCGCCGCCGTGTGATCGGCGCAGACTTGAAAGCGGATTTCTTCGTTGCCTTTTGGGACAACCGGGTAATTCAAACCGGTGGCAAGAACGCCGTTTTCCGTTAGGTGGCTGACGAGATCGGCGGTTTTCTGCGTATCTCTGACTAAAAGCGGAACAACCGGATGGGCGCCATCGAGAGTTTCATAGCCGAGTGTTTTTAATCCGTTTCGGAATTTTGCGGTCATTTCAGTGAGATGATAGAGAATTCTGCCACCTTCCGGACTTTCGAGGATTTCGAGGGCTTTATGCGCCGCGCGCGCCTCGGAAACGGTAATCGGATTTGAATAAATGTACATCGGCGTGGTCTCACGAAGAAAATGAATAACCGATTCGGATGAAACGACATAGCCGCCATTGACGCCAAACGCTTTTCCAAGCGTGCCGATCAGAATGTCAACTTTTGCGCCGACGAATTCTTCGGTTCCGCGTCCGGTTTTTCCGAAAGCGCCGACGCCGTGTGAATCATCAACGATACTGATGACGCCTTCCGGAAAAGCGGAATCGTACTTTTTACAAATTTCCACGAGTTTGTCCAATGGCGCATTGTCGCCTCTCATGCTGAAAATCCCGTCGGTGATGACGAGCGAGCGTTTGCCTTTGCCGATATTTTCGTGAATCTTGGTTTCAAGATCGTTCATGTCGTTGTGTTTGTAGATACTTTTCTCGGCGGGGCGCGAAAGTTTGGTCGCGTTGATGATGCAGTTATGGTTCAATTCGTCGCTGATGAGGACAGTTTCGGACGTTGTCAGTGGTACGATGACGCCCATGCTGGTTACATAAGCGGAACTTAGGATCATCGCGGCAGAACGCCCATGAAAAGCGGCGAGTTTCTTTTCCAGATCAATGTGTGCTTGATAGGTTCCACTGATGAACCGCACCGCACCCGGACCGACTCCAAATTCCTTTGCGGCGTTTTCTTCGGCGGCGATCATTTCATCGCGGAGTGAAAGCCCGAGGTACGAATTCGAATTCATCTTGATAAACGGCTTGTCGCCGAAACCCTCTAAAAAGTAGCGCGGACCGTTATTGCCTTCGGCGCGCTGGACACGAATGACGACCTTTTCCGCGCCCTTTGCGCGTCCACTCTCTTTCAGATTTTTCAGGTTTTCGTTTAAAACCGATGTCAATTGATTTAATGGCATTTTATACTCCGTTTAAACAGGGTTTAATGTATATTCACATTCAATTTTTTCGAAAGTTTTTCTATCATGTCGGCGGTCATTTCGGGCAGATTGAAGGTTGGTTTCCAGCCCCATTCATCGCGGGCGGCGGAATCGTCAATAGAGTTTGGCCAGGAATCGGCGATTGCCTGTCGAATCGGGTCAATATTGTAATTCATCTCAAAATCGGGAATGTATTTTCTTATCTCGGCGGAAATAATCTCCGGCGCAATGCTCATGGCGGTGACGTTGAAGGCGTTTCGGTGTTTCAACCGTTCTGGATTTGCTTCCATCAACTGAATTGCGGCATGGATTGCATCCGGCATGTACATCATGTCGAGATAAGTGCCTTCTTTGAGAAAACAAGTATGTTTTCGACTGCGAATCGCTTCATAAAAAATCTCGACGGCGTAATCGGTCGTTCCGCCGCCGGGAAGCGTTTTATAGGAGATGAGTCCCGGATAGCGAATGCCGCGCGTATCCACGCCGAATCGTTTGAAATAGTAATCGCAGAGCAGTTCGCCGGCGACTTTCGTGACGCCGTACATCGTGTTCGGGCGCTGAATTGTATCCTGCGGCGTTCGATCGGGTGGCGTCGAGAGTCCAAATGCGCCGATACTGCTGGGCGTGAAAACTGCGCAGTGAAATTCGCGGGCGACTTCGAGAATGTTATACAGCCCGTTCATATTGACGTTCCATGCAATTTGCGGTTTTGCTTCAGCAACAGCGGAAAGAAGCGCGGCGAGATGATAGATGGTGCTGATGCCATATTTTTGTACGACTTCAGCGAGTTCTTTGGGATTGGTCACGTCGAGAGAGAGAGATTGGCAGTCGTCGATTTCATCGGTTTCTTTTTTGGGACGGATATCCGAAGCGATGACGTTCTCTTTGCCGTATCGTTCGCAGAGTGCGGAGATGAGCTCGGTGCCGATTTGCCCAAGTGCGCCAGTGATGAGGATTTTTTTCATAGAAATATCCTGTTTATTTCCAATGTTCAACTATCAAAAACCGTTCGAAATTACAAAAATCGAGCCAGTAAACCGCCAACAGCCGCGAAGTGCCGATAACTGTTTTTTTCTTTCCCGATAGACAGCGTGGTGGTTATATTTAAAGCCGGTTCTATAGTTTTGAAAATTGGAGGAAAAATGAATGATACACGCGGATTAGACGTAGAAACGCGTGAAATGATACTGGAGACAATCGGGTCACTGAAAAAAGAATTGCTGACCCGCGATAAAATTCTCGAACTCGACGATACCAGCGAATTCCCGATCGAAATTATCCGGGAATTGCTGAGCGAACGTATCGGGTTACAGATGGTTTTCATTCCGGAAGAATTCGGCGGGCTGGGCGGCGGCGCAATCGATACCTACTATGTCTCGGTGGAACTCGCGAAAATTTGTCTGGGCGTATCGACTGCGTTTCTGGCAATTCACCTCGGCGCCGAACCGATCTTACTCTTCGGTACCGACGAGCAGAAGCAGAAATGGCTCGGCAAGATTATCAGTGAGTCGGCAATCGTTGCTTATGCCGTGACTGAAGCCGACGCAGGCAGTAATCTCGATGCGATCAAAACCAAAGCCGAACCGGTCACCGATGAATCCGGGAAAATCGTTGCCTATCGGCTGAATGGCAGTAAGCAATTTATCTCCAACGGCGGCTTTGCCGATTTTATCACTATGCTGGCGAAGACACCGGAAGGCGCGACTTTCTTTATCATTGATGGAAAAACCGAAGGACTGAAACGCGGCAAACCGGAACACAAACACGGCATCCGCGCGGCGAATACATCGCCGCTGATCCTCGAGAATGTGCTGGTTCCGGCGGAAAATATCGTCGGTGGCGTTCCCGGCGTCGGTTTGAAACAAGCTAACGATGTTTTCTCATACACGCGTTTAATGGTGGCGGCTTTCGGGCTCGGCGCCGGTTTATCAGCGATGGAAAAGGCGGTGAAATTTGCTAAAGAACGCATCCAGTTCGGAACGCCGTTGATCGAAAAGCAAGGCTACACACACAAACTGCTTGTACCGAACATCGTTCGGCTGACTGCTGCGCAGGCCTACATTGAAGAAATCGCCCGGCGGATCGATGCCGGCGATATGGATATTTTAGTCGAAGGCTCAATTGCGAAGTATTTCGCCACGGAAGCGGGCAATACGGCGGCGGAAGCCGCGATTCAGGCACTCGGCGGATATGGTTACATGCATGAATATGAAGTCGAAAAGATCAAACGTGACGTGCGCATCACAACCATTTACGAAGGCACCAGCGAAATTCAGCAAAACATCATTTACCTGTTCCGCTGGCGAACAACGATCAAATCCAAAGGCGAATTCTATCGCGGCCTGGCAAATGAAGTGTGCGCGTTGTCCGCTCAAACCGGCCTCGAATCCGCCGGAATAATCGCCCAGGCCTTGGAATTGCTCAACGATCTGATTTTCTTCGCGCACAACAACAAACTCACCCGCCAGCAACATATCCAGTTTCTGCTATCGGACATAGTCACGTGGACGGAAGTCGCCGCGGCATTAGCCCGAAAAACAGCCGCGCACTTACAAGATTCCGCACCCGACGCTGCGAAACTCCAATCCACACTGCGCGTATTTGTAGCCGAAGCCGCCCGCCTCGTCTCTAATAAAGGCTTGGAAATCGTACTTGGTTCCGACATTGTCAGCGACGAAACGAAAAAGGAATGGTTACAGAAAGTGAAACGCATGGAGTTTGAAAGCGCCGAACAAAACGTCATCTCAGAAATGGACCAACTCTTACTTTGAACAAAACATTAACAATAAAAACCCTTAGTGTCTTAGTGCCTTTGTGGTTAAAAAATCAGAGGTAAATATGCGACCGGTAGCAATCATTATTCGCGACGGCTGGGGCTACAATGAAAATCCCAGAGGCAATGCCGTAATGGCGGCCAATACACCAAACATCGATTCATATAAACAAAAATATCCGTGGACTCTCCTGAAATGTTGTGGCGAAGCCGTCGGCCTGCCCGAAGGTTACCAGGGCAGTAGCGAGGTCGGCCACCTGAATATGGGCGCCGGAAGGATCGTCATCCAGGAACTGAAACGCATCGACGACGGTCTTTCGGACGGTTCGCTGTTCGAATCGCCGAAATGGAAAAACTTAGTAGCCAACTGGACGGCGAGCCGTTCCCGTTTCCATCTGTTTGGTCTTTTGCAGGATGAAGGCGTACACGCCCACCAGGAACATTTATTCAAAATCATGCGCCGGGCGCGGCAGGAATTTCCGGGTGGCGAAATGATCGTCCATCCTTTCCTTGACGGACGCGACACACCTCCGCGCAGTACGCTCGAATATATCGCCAAACTAAACCGCGTCCTGGCGGAAGTCGGCAATGCCCGCATTGGCACGATCATGGGACGCTATTACGGAATGGATCGCTCAAAAAACTGGAATCTGACCGACGTTGCTTACCATTGTATCGTCCTGGCAGAAGGCAGACAAGCCCCAACCGCCGAAGCCGCTGTGAATGAATCCTACGCCAATGACAAGACGCCGGACAATGTTGAGATGTTCGACGAGTATATTCCACCCTACGTTATCGGCGGCTATGCCGGAATGAAAGACGGCGACGTCATTTTACATACCAATTACCGACAGGATCGCGCCATTCAACTAACGAAAGCATTTGTCGATCCGGCTTATCCCGGAAAACTCAAAGTCAAGCCGAAAGTCACTTATGTCGGTTTCACCCAGTATTACGATGAATTCACGGAATACATGCTCGGCTCGATGAGCGCCGGCGGCGGTATGAACAAACTGCTTGGTGAAGTCGTCGCCAATGCCGGTTTGCGGCAACTGCGCATCGCCGAAACCCAGAAATTCCGCCACGTCACCAGTTTCTTCAATGGCAAATCCACGACGCCATTCCCACAGGAAGATCAGGTTGAGATCAAAGGTCGTTTCGATTCGGCGACTTTTGCCAGTCATCCGGAAATGGACGCATACAATGTTACCGATGAAATACTGAAACGACTGGAAAATAATCCTTACGCGCTGATCGTAGTCAATTACGCTAACGGCGACATGGTTGGGCATACGGGGATTTTCGAGGCGGCAAAGAAAGCCGTAGAGATCGTCGATGAAAACGTCGGAAAGATCGTCAAGCGTTTGCTCGAACTCGATGCCCAAATCCTGATCACCGCCGATCATGGCAACTCCGAGCAAATGATCGACTACGAAACCGGCATGGTCAAAACCAGCCATTCGCTGTTTCCGGTAGAACTGATTTACGTCGCCCGCGATTCGGCCGGAAAAACGCTCAAATCCGGCGGGAAGTTAGCCGACATTGCACCGACTGCATTGAAATTGCTCGGGCTGGCGATTCCGAAAGAGATGACGGCTGATTGTTTGATCTGACAGTATGAAAAGCAAAGCCGTTCGTCAACGATTCTTGATAACGTTGGGAGTGGTTTTTGGACTCGCGGCATTGTGCCGAGCCATTCAGCCGGGTTATTCCAAGATTGACCGTCATGCGCTTTCCGCTCCGTCGTCGGTCACCAGTTCTATCCAAAGCCTTTCTAATTATCTCGTCCAACCGGCGCGTTCCGACATCGAAAAAGCCCGTTCCATCTTTCGATGGATGACCGTGAATATCAGATATGATACTGAGGGTTACTTTTCTGGTCATTACGGAAATACTTCCGCCGAAGGAACACTGAAATCGCGCAAGAGTGTGTGTGCCGGTTATGGAAATCTGTTTGAATCGCTCGCGGAATCCGCCGGACTCGAAGTCGTTGTCATTCCGGGCTATGCAAAAGGAACTGGCTATGTGCCCGGGCAGGTAATTCCCTCCGAATCGAATCATGACTGGAATGTCGTGAAAATCGACGGTCGTTGGCAATTGATCGACGCGACGTGGGGCGCCGGACATTTGGAAGGCAGAACGTTCATTCGGGCATTTGACGATCACTATTTTCTGACGCCGCCGGAGGAATTCGTTTTCGATCATTTTCCAGAAGATTCGCAGTGGCAACTTCTCGATAAGCCGTTGTCGATGTCTGAATTCGGCGTCATACCGAAAGTCTGGAGCGATTTCTTCCGGTACGGGATTTCGTTTGTGAGCCATTCCGATGTGAAAATCGAAGCGGACGGAGAGACAACGATCGCGCTCGAATGCCCGGAGGACGTCATTTTTAATAATACAGTCTTCAGCGACGGCACGGAACTCGACAACCGATTTACATTCGTTCAGGCGATTCCGGGCGGCGTTCAAATTCATTGTCTGTTCCCGGAACACGGCTCGTACCTGCTCTACATATTCGCCAAAAGAAAGAACGAGACAGGACTTTATCGCAGTGTCGTCGCTTATGCGGTCGATAACCGCTCCAAACCGGCGGGAAAGATCGGTTTTCCATCAGCGTACGAATCATTTGCCGCAAACGGGGCCGTCCTGATCGCGCCTATGGAAAAATATTTGTGGATCGGTCGGTCGGTCATGTTCCAACTCCGCGTACCCGGTGCTGCGAAAGTCGCCGTAGTCGAGGGAGACAGCTGGACGCACCTAAAGCAGGTCGGTGACAAATTCTTCGGCGACGTGACGATCGGCACCCGGAGCGTTCGCGTTTTCGCGCTTTTCCCGGGCAATAAGACTTACAGCGGTCTTCTGGAATATGAAGGATGCGTTTCCACAGAATGACGGAATGGAATATCAGCGGTTGTTTTAAAAAAGGATTCACAGTGACAGACAACGAGTTTATCGAAACACAGATTGACAGCGAAAAAGTCTTTAGCGGGCGCCTGCTCCATGTTTACCGGGATACGATCGCTCTGCCGAATGGGAAAATCTCCGCGCGCGAATATATCAAACACCCCGGCGCCGCAGTTATCATTCCGTATCTCGGCGACAGAAAGATACTGCTGATCCGGCAATTCCGCTATCCGGTTCGGCGTGTCATGATCGAATTGCCTGCGGGTAAAATGGACGGCGGCGAGAATGCGGAAGAAACCATTCGGCGGGAATTAGCCGAAGAGACCGGCTATCGTTCCGATCATTTTATAGAGATTGGCAAGATTCACACCTGCGTTGGATACAGCGACGAACTTCTACACCTTTTTTGGGCGGATCGCCTCGTGCCTGGAGAAACGCGGCCCGATCCGGACGAGAAGATCGAATTACTGACGATGACCATCGATGCGGCGATGGCGGAAATCTATTCCGGCAATATTACCGACGCCAAAACCCTCATTGGACTCTTCTGGGCGGAGAAAATAATCAACGACAAGGCGTTTGCGAAGAAGTTGATTGGGTAAAATAGATTGGATTCGGTTGAATTGGTAGAATGGGTAGATTATGTTGGATTCGGTTGAATATGGAGTGCGTCAACCGTTTTGACGCATTTGGTAATGTGGGGAGAAGGTTGGGGTAAAGTCGCGGCTTGTGTTTTGGTCATTTGGACATTGGTGATTGGATATTGTTTGGAATTTGGGTTGTCGTTATTTTTGAGAGGGATTATTCTTAAAAGGTCTTTTCAATTGTAAAGATAAAATGCCGGATGGGTGCCACGGAGCCGACCAAGTCGACATAGTTATATTGCAATAGGTTGTTGACCTGCAGGGATAATTTCAGTCCATCACACCCAAACGGTTTGGTAAAAACGATATGGGCATCCACGATATGCGCATCGACGCGTTCCCCGGCATCTTTGATCACCAGCGCAAAACTCTCATCGATGCGATCATATTTACTGATATAGCGATAATCAAGACTGCACTGGAATGAGCCTCCTGACCAGGCAATGCTGTTATACAGAAGATGCCGAGGCCGGTAGGTAAGATAGCAACCCAAATCCACATCGCGCGGGTTGACATATGTATATCCCAACCGTCCTGCGAACCCTTGAGGCAGAGCCTGCCAATTCAGTGAGGCTTCGAATCCGTTCACTCTGGCGCGGGTAATGTTGCGAAACTGGATAAAACCGGTTTCGGTGAAAGTCCCCCCTTCAATCAGATCCCAATATTCGCTCTGAAATAAAGCGACATCCAGAACGATGAATTGCATGATTGCGGAGTTCCACCCCACTTCGGTTGAGAAACTGCGCTCCGGTTTCAATTCCGTATTCGGAATGACGCGTAAGCCCCCGGCAGTTGTTGAGGTGTAGGCTTCCGCAATCGAAGGCGCCCGGAATCCGCGTCCGACCGAGAAACGAAAGGCGCTATACTCCGAATGATTCCAGACAATCCCGAGTTTGGGATTCAGTTGGTAATCCGTTTCCAGAGAATCGATATCAAAAGTATCGAACCGTATTCCAGCCGTGATCTTGAGAGTTGGCAGAACCGGCAATTCATCCTGAATGTAGAGACCGGTACTGGTTCCAACGTGCCTGCTGAATATATCGGAATCCACCTGTTGTAATCCGCTCTCTAATCCACCGGTAAAGGTATGTTTGGCCTGCTTACGGTTGTACTGGATTTCGAAATCGAGATCTTCGGACGAGGATTCATGACCGACGCCGGTGTCGGTTTTAATATTGTCCTTAAAATGATTGTGAAACCAGATGGCTCGCGTGTTAATGAAATGATTTCTGCCGAACAGATAACGGTAATTGGCGCTCAGATAAGCGCGTTGCGACTGGATAGATTCATCCAGCTGATCATCCGGCGGTGTCAGTGCATTCTGCAGATCCTTCCAGTACAGAAAATTACCACTGGATTGATCCGAATAATTACCGTTCAGGATCAATCGCTGAACCTGTGAGAGATCCCACTGCGTTTTTCCGGAAAACTTTGTCCGGTGCACCCAGCCGTTACGCTTGTATCCCAGATCGTGGTTCTGGGAAACGCTAAGCAGGAATCCGAAATGACGAAATGCTCTCGAATAGCTGATATCACCACCGTAGAGCGTGCGATAACTATTCGTCCATTCCCACTGATCATAGTAGGGTTTATCGTACACGCCGCTATATAATTTGGCCGACAAGGAAGGCTTTCTCGGAATCGGAGCCGTGATGACATTAACAACACCACCGATCGCACTGGAGCCATATAGTGCCGACCCAGCCCCTTTGATTACCTCGATCCGCTCGATTTGCTGTATCGGAAGGGAAACGAGATTCACTTCCCGCGTATCGCCGGTCAGATACGGGACACCGTCGATGAGCAGTAACACCCGGCTCCCGACTCCGCGCGCGTATCCGCTCGATCCGCGAATGTTGATCTGGTTCGAATTCATATTGATACCAGAAACATACTTAAGCGCATCATCTATAGAAATTGTGTTCCTAATTTTCAGTTCCGATGAGGTAATCAATTCCAAACTGGAAGGAACATCCTGGCGGTTTTGTTCATACTTGCTGGCGGTTACAACGACATTCTCTGTTTGTAGTGAACCAATCCGCAGTGTTATTTCAGCAAGATCGATAAACTGACCGGCGTCTGCGATCTTGATTGGAAATTCCCGACTGTGGTAACCGATTATCGAGATACTAAGCGTGTATTCTCCGGGAGCGACGTCCTCAATTCGAAAATTTCCCGCTTCATCGCTGGCGCTACCTAAGAACGTCCCGTGCAAGAAAACATTCACTCCTTGTAAGGCCAATCCGTTTATGTCCACAATTTTGCCCGATACGGTCGCCGCTTTTAAAGCAGTAGCCAGTAAGACGAGCCAGAAGATGGTGAAAATTTTTCGCATAGTTAAAACGGTTGAATCGGTAAATTTTTAAAATCTACGTAGATATTGATATTTTTCAGAAGTGAATCCTGGATTACTTCGATGGCTGTGGGCTCTGCCGTTTCCGTTTCAATGTCATACTGTCCCACGGACCGCCAGTTCGTGTAGAGCCACGGACCATATTGTTGAGCGACGCAGATATATTCATAAGTTCCAGGGGATAATTCAAAAACATAATCGTATGAATCAACATAGTAAGGAACATGTGCGGTATCAAAAATGGCCGGATACGCGAACGCCTGACCCTGCATTAGATCGGTGATGATATTTTCAGGGGGAAATGAAATAAAGGCTACAATCCGCAAATTATACAGACTGTCCAACGCCGGCCAGTTCTGAAAAGTGATCGTACCGCTGATCCCGGTTAAATGAATCTCCGGTTCGATATCGTTGGGATTCAATCCGTGATCGCAGGTGCAAACGATAAATGCCGCTAATGTGATAACCATGACGATTCGGATTCTGTAGGAAATGAGTCTGATGCTCATGGAAAATTATACGATTAAAAATCCATAAATCAAATAACAATTTTTATTATGTAAAGCAAGTAAAAGATTTTGGACTCATCTATGGTACGGTATTATTGTACGGAACTATATAAGAGGTCGCAAGGGAAAAAATGTTCGGGGTTCCGGGTTGAGAAAAAGTAGATTAAGTTGTTGATTAAGTTGGATTAGGTAGATTCGGTTGATTAGGAACTTCCAATGACTGATGTCAAACGCTTAAACGCCTAATGCTAAACGATGCTCTACTATAAATTTCTCTGCGTCCTGAATCCCGCCGTCGGCGAAGCAATTTGATACAATAAAATATTGATGGGATTAATGCTATTTTACTTGTTGCCAAATCTGTTCGCCTACTATCATTTTAGCGCGATGTTCTTCTCTCCATTTATCGGAG
The window above is part of the Candidatus Marinimicrobia bacterium CG08_land_8_20_14_0_20_45_22 genome. Proteins encoded here:
- a CDS encoding DUF1751 domain-containing protein, producing MTLFQYQFQSRPNLNFVRPRLFRGAIREIIIINLIVYLSMVLFRADEFFARFFGLVPTDVWQKGYIWQLFTYMFVHASFSHIFWNMFILWMFGMEIENYWGKKRFYQFYFLTGVGSGIITFLFSLHSSIPVVGASGAIYGVLAAFALLFPERKIYFYFLIPIQAKYFVLIMGVITFFSTFGAGTGISHLTHLGGLVIGFVYLKRLDILWRIRRGLPRIRIRNPFKKWFHKKQKRTKTEKTEFHYDTDETLREEVDRILDQINKRGYDSLSEDDKRTLFLASQYFAKKENRKS
- a CDS encoding 7-keto-8-aminopelargonate synthetase, whose amino-acid sequence is MPLNQLTSVLNENLKNLKESGRAKGAEKVVIRVQRAEGNNGPRYFLEGFGDKPFIKMNSNSYLGLSLRDEMIAAEENAAKEFGVGPGAVRFISGTYQAHIDLEKKLAAFHGRSAAMILSSAYVTSMGVIVPLTTSETVLISDELNHNCIINATKLSRPAEKSIYKHNDMNDLETKIHENIGKGKRSLVITDGIFSMRGDNAPLDKLVEICKKYDSAFPEGVISIVDDSHGVGAFGKTGRGTEEFVGAKVDILIGTLGKAFGVNGGYVVSSESVIHFLRETTPMYIYSNPITVSEARAAHKALEILESPEGGRILYHLTEMTAKFRNGLKTLGYETLDGAHPVVPLLVRDTQKTADLVSHLTENGVLATGLNYPVVPKGNEEIRFQVCADHTAADIDYVLNVLKNYHR
- a CDS encoding UDP-glucose 4-epimerase; this encodes MKKILITGALGQIGTELISALCERYGKENVIASDIRPKKETDEIDDCQSLSLDVTNPKELAEVVQKYGISTIYHLAALLSAVAEAKPQIAWNVNMNGLYNILEVAREFHCAVFTPSSIGAFGLSTPPDRTPQDTIQRPNTMYGVTKVAGELLCDYYFKRFGVDTRGIRYPGLISYKTLPGGGTTDYAVEIFYEAIRSRKHTCFLKEGTYLDMMYMPDAIHAAIQLMEANPERLKHRNAFNVTAMSIAPEIISAEIRKYIPDFEMNYNIDPIRQAIADSWPNSIDDSAARDEWGWKPTFNLPEMTADMIEKLSKKLNVNIH
- a CDS encoding acyl-CoA dehydrogenase, whose product is MNDTRGLDVETREMILETIGSLKKELLTRDKILELDDTSEFPIEIIRELLSERIGLQMVFIPEEFGGLGGGAIDTYYVSVELAKICLGVSTAFLAIHLGAEPILLFGTDEQKQKWLGKIISESAIVAYAVTEADAGSNLDAIKTKAEPVTDESGKIVAYRLNGSKQFISNGGFADFITMLAKTPEGATFFIIDGKTEGLKRGKPEHKHGIRAANTSPLILENVLVPAENIVGGVPGVGLKQANDVFSYTRLMVAAFGLGAGLSAMEKAVKFAKERIQFGTPLIEKQGYTHKLLVPNIVRLTAAQAYIEEIARRIDAGDMDILVEGSIAKYFATEAGNTAAEAAIQALGGYGYMHEYEVEKIKRDVRITTIYEGTSEIQQNIIYLFRWRTTIKSKGEFYRGLANEVCALSAQTGLESAGIIAQALELLNDLIFFAHNNKLTRQQHIQFLLSDIVTWTEVAAALARKTAAHLQDSAPDAAKLQSTLRVFVAEAARLVSNKGLEIVLGSDIVSDETKKEWLQKVKRMEFESAEQNVISEMDQLLL
- a CDS encoding 2,3-bisphosphoglycerate-independent phosphoglycerate mutase, with amino-acid sequence MRPVAIIIRDGWGYNENPRGNAVMAANTPNIDSYKQKYPWTLLKCCGEAVGLPEGYQGSSEVGHLNMGAGRIVIQELKRIDDGLSDGSLFESPKWKNLVANWTASRSRFHLFGLLQDEGVHAHQEHLFKIMRRARQEFPGGEMIVHPFLDGRDTPPRSTLEYIAKLNRVLAEVGNARIGTIMGRYYGMDRSKNWNLTDVAYHCIVLAEGRQAPTAEAAVNESYANDKTPDNVEMFDEYIPPYVIGGYAGMKDGDVILHTNYRQDRAIQLTKAFVDPAYPGKLKVKPKVTYVGFTQYYDEFTEYMLGSMSAGGGMNKLLGEVVANAGLRQLRIAETQKFRHVTSFFNGKSTTPFPQEDQVEIKGRFDSATFASHPEMDAYNVTDEILKRLENNPYALIVVNYANGDMVGHTGIFEAAKKAVEIVDENVGKIVKRLLELDAQILITADHGNSEQMIDYETGMVKTSHSLFPVELIYVARDSAGKTLKSGGKLADIAPTALKLLGLAIPKEMTADCLI